One genomic segment of Paenibacillus xylanexedens includes these proteins:
- a CDS encoding ABC transporter permease, translating to MTGSNEMPIPGTEQEQDNGRAPTGFRYIWQQLIISKTGMFGAVLVLLVVLIAIGAPLLTSHDPAAVNPLNRLKPPAWLEGGTAEYWLGTDNLGRDMWSRIVYGARVSLIVGMGAVIVSGIIGAILGLVSGFYGKWLDAVIMRVGDAFMAIPTILFMLVVMAIVGPGITTLIFVIGVTNWVPFTRVVRSEVLSIKQRDFVHAARSIGAKNGRLILKHILPNILSSFIVICGMNVGTTIIMEASLSFLGLGIKPPDVSWGGMLSDGRQYVATSWWVATFPGLAITFTVLGVIFLGDWLRDVLDPRTETTHK from the coding sequence ATGACAGGCAGCAATGAAATGCCAATTCCGGGTACAGAACAGGAACAAGACAATGGGCGTGCACCAACGGGATTTCGTTATATCTGGCAACAACTGATCATCAGCAAGACCGGAATGTTTGGTGCTGTGCTTGTATTGTTGGTTGTGTTAATTGCCATAGGTGCACCTCTATTGACGAGTCATGATCCGGCAGCGGTTAATCCGCTTAACCGACTTAAACCACCAGCATGGCTTGAGGGCGGAACGGCCGAATACTGGCTGGGTACAGATAATCTGGGTAGAGACATGTGGAGTCGAATTGTATATGGTGCCCGAGTTTCCTTAATCGTGGGGATGGGTGCCGTGATTGTATCAGGAATCATTGGCGCGATTCTGGGGCTGGTATCCGGATTCTATGGGAAATGGCTGGATGCTGTCATCATGCGTGTAGGTGATGCATTCATGGCGATTCCAACCATTCTGTTCATGCTTGTTGTGATGGCGATTGTTGGCCCGGGTATTACAACGTTGATCTTTGTCATCGGGGTGACGAACTGGGTTCCATTCACCCGTGTGGTAAGAAGTGAGGTTCTTAGTATTAAACAGCGGGATTTTGTTCATGCGGCCAGATCGATTGGCGCGAAGAATGGAAGATTGATTCTGAAACACATTCTGCCGAATATCCTTTCATCCTTTATCGTCATCTGCGGTATGAATGTCGGCACAACGATTATTATGGAAGCTTCACTCAGTTTCCTGGGTCTAGGTATCAAACCACCTGATGTATCCTGGGGAGGGATGCTCAGTGATGGCAGACAATACGTTGCAACAAGCTGGTGGGTCGCTACATTCCCGGGACTAGCCATTACATTTACCGTACTCGGTGTTATTTTCCTTGGAGATTGGCTGCGTGATGTGCTTGATCCACGTACGGAGACAACCCATAAATAA
- a CDS encoding Asp23/Gls24 family envelope stress response protein yields the protein MSISNVFGKIQISDDVISKIVGKIANTTSEISSMSTGLIEGITKKWSGKSLQNGIDIRKVESRLEINLKIVVCYGTKVHEVCRELQNNVRLHVEQLTGLTIDTVNVIVEGLSFNQPAAKL from the coding sequence ATGTCCATTTCAAATGTTTTTGGAAAAATTCAAATATCGGATGATGTGATCTCCAAAATTGTCGGCAAGATCGCAAATACTACCAGTGAGATTTCCTCCATGTCGACAGGACTTATAGAAGGCATCACCAAAAAGTGGAGCGGGAAAAGTCTGCAAAATGGCATAGATATCCGCAAGGTAGAATCAAGACTGGAGATAAACTTAAAGATTGTCGTTTGTTATGGAACAAAAGTGCATGAAGTCTGCAGGGAATTGCAAAACAATGTGAGATTACATGTGGAACAGCTGACCGGATTAACCATTGATACGGTGAATGTGATCGTTGAGGGGTTATCATTCAACCAACCTGCTGCCAAGCTTTAA
- a CDS encoding S9 family peptidase, with amino-acid sequence MNQRPIMPEDLSQYRWISQPVISPNGRVAYVEQTIDQDKNEYNTQIRGISLDGDEDIALSDGTKDSSPAWSPDGTQLTFIRSVDGGKGLWTLHSDQKEPVMLISPARKILSYIWSPNGQYIAFTSKVQPEDQQKKADVQQEPAPVLRGKVFERTTPKAEGAGWWDGQYSQLFVYEIKSGEITQVTSGLWNISAPAWSPDSQQLSFISKQVEDEELDADLLYFTDIYSVRLGESDLFKMTDSSLAISQFSYSSDGQQLILIASDREYGSGSHNSLYAVPVHRGIPRPIAPQLDMQIGNAALGDMKSAGASPSPISDAHHPERSVYVLGTHNGNVDVYRIQEDGACQSVTGAGEKDVYQYTLTSDGTSLVIAALTDEHPGELYRVDIDSGEMFRLTRRNDEFLAELAVNVPLRVEFKSSDGWPLQGWLATPAIRDTNGKLPLILQIHGGPHAMYTGTYSHEMQTLVAQGYAVLWINPRGSMGYGQEFARACRGDFAGGDYRDLMEAVDYALATYDFLDASRLGVAGGSYGGVMTNWIVAHTHRFKAAVTQRCISNWLSMYGTSDIGISYVEGVIGGNPAENAEFLWSRSPLAHAHHIETPLLIMHGEQDYRTPIAQAEELYTTLKRYGKKTKLIRYPGSNHSLLKSGKPSLRIDSFEQVNAWFNQYLGNEEGEQ; translated from the coding sequence ATGAATCAAAGACCAATTATGCCGGAGGATCTGAGTCAATATCGTTGGATTAGTCAGCCGGTGATCAGTCCGAACGGACGAGTGGCTTATGTGGAACAGACCATAGATCAGGATAAAAACGAATATAACACGCAAATTCGAGGGATTTCGCTCGATGGTGATGAAGATATTGCACTTTCGGATGGAACAAAAGATTCCTCACCTGCTTGGTCGCCGGATGGCACACAGCTCACATTCATTCGCTCAGTGGATGGTGGCAAAGGACTATGGACGCTCCATTCGGATCAAAAAGAGCCGGTCATGCTGATATCTCCCGCACGTAAAATATTGAGTTATATCTGGTCACCGAACGGGCAGTACATTGCGTTTACCAGCAAAGTACAACCGGAGGACCAACAGAAGAAAGCAGACGTCCAACAGGAGCCAGCACCTGTGCTGCGAGGTAAAGTCTTCGAGCGTACAACGCCGAAGGCGGAAGGGGCTGGCTGGTGGGACGGTCAATACAGCCAGTTGTTTGTATATGAGATCAAAAGCGGGGAAATCACGCAGGTGACTTCCGGGCTATGGAATATCAGTGCTCCGGCGTGGTCGCCAGATAGTCAGCAGCTTTCTTTCATTTCGAAGCAAGTAGAGGATGAGGAACTTGATGCGGATCTGCTGTACTTTACGGATATATACAGCGTTCGATTGGGAGAGAGTGATCTGTTCAAAATGACGGATTCCAGTCTGGCGATTAGCCAATTCTCCTATTCGTCCGACGGGCAGCAGCTGATCCTGATCGCCAGTGATCGTGAGTATGGAAGCGGGAGCCACAACAGCTTATACGCTGTTCCCGTTCATCGAGGTATACCCAGGCCAATCGCACCTCAATTAGATATGCAGATTGGTAATGCGGCGCTTGGAGATATGAAGTCGGCAGGTGCGTCACCTTCTCCTATCTCGGATGCCCATCATCCGGAACGCAGTGTATATGTTCTCGGAACACATAACGGGAATGTGGACGTGTACCGTATTCAAGAAGATGGGGCGTGTCAATCCGTTACGGGCGCTGGTGAAAAGGATGTGTATCAGTATACCTTAACGTCAGATGGTACGTCGCTGGTTATCGCTGCGTTGACGGATGAACACCCTGGAGAGTTATATCGCGTGGATATCGACAGTGGTGAAATGTTCAGACTCACCCGCAGAAATGATGAATTCTTGGCTGAATTAGCTGTTAATGTGCCTCTACGTGTAGAGTTTAAGTCTTCCGATGGATGGCCGCTTCAAGGTTGGTTAGCCACACCGGCAATACGTGACACCAATGGGAAACTGCCACTGATTTTGCAGATTCATGGTGGACCCCACGCAATGTATACGGGAACATATAGTCATGAGATGCAGACACTTGTTGCGCAAGGTTACGCTGTGCTGTGGATCAATCCTCGCGGAAGTATGGGATACGGTCAGGAGTTTGCCAGAGCTTGTCGTGGTGACTTTGCCGGAGGTGATTACCGGGATCTGATGGAAGCTGTTGATTATGCCCTGGCTACATACGATTTCCTTGATGCTTCACGTCTGGGTGTGGCAGGTGGCAGTTATGGAGGAGTGATGACCAACTGGATTGTAGCGCATACCCACCGATTCAAGGCGGCTGTAACTCAGCGATGCATCTCCAACTGGTTGTCCATGTATGGAACGAGTGATATCGGAATTTCTTATGTTGAGGGAGTCATCGGTGGTAATCCGGCCGAAAACGCCGAATTCCTGTGGTCCCGCTCACCACTAGCTCATGCACATCACATTGAGACGCCACTTCTGATCATGCACGGAGAGCAGGACTATCGGACACCAATTGCACAAGCGGAGGAATTATATACTACGCTAAAACGTTACGGCAAAAAGACCAAACTGATTCGTTATCCGGGCTCCAACCACAGTTTGCTGAAAAGCGGTAAACCTTCATTACGTATCGATAGCTTCGAACAGGTGAATGCCTGGTTCAATCAGTACCTCGGGAATGAGGAGGGCGAGCAATGA